The Candidatus Neomarinimicrobiota bacterium genome contains the following window.
AGTTTGAGGCCAAGCTGGAGGAGTACAGCCAGAACCTCCAGCGGGCGGCGGTGGAGCTGGCCAAGGAGTGGCGCACCGACAAGTACCTCAGGGAGCTGGATGCCTACCTGGCACTGATGGACACCCGCAACAGCTACATTCTCTCCGGCTCCGGCGACGTCATCGATCCCGAGGACAACGTCATCAGCATCGGTTCGGGCAGCGGCTACGCCATGGCGGCGGCCCGGGCTCTGATCAAGTACGGCGAGAAGGACCCCAGAACCGTCGTTAAAACCGCGCTGGAGATCACCGCCGACATCTGTATCTATTCCAATGACCAGTTGACTATCCTCGAGCTGGGATGAAAGAGCTGACGCCCCGGCAGATTGTAAGGGAACTGGACCGCTACATCGTTGGGCAGCAGGCGGCCAAGAAGTCCGTAGCCATTGCCATGCGCAACCGCTGGCGCCGCCTGCAGGTACCTGATCACCTCCGGGAAGTGATCATGCCCAACAACATTATCCTCATCGGGACCACCGGGGTGGGCAAGACGGAGATCGCCCGGCGGTTGGCCATGCTGGCCAGTGCACCCTTCATCAAGGTGGAGGCCTCCAAGTTCACCGAGGTGGGCTACGTCGGTCGGGATGTGGAAAGTATTATTCGGGACCTGACCGAAGTGTCAGTGGGCATGGTTCGGCAGGAGAAAGAGGCGCAGGTGGAAGCGAAGGCCTGCGAGCTGGCCAATGAGCGGCTGCTGGATATTCTGTTCCCAGTGGATGAGCGCCTCAAACCTGCTTTTGCTGAAGTCGGTGATAGGGACCAGTTGGAGGAAGAGCTTCGCGCGCGGCATCAGCGCACCCGGGAAAAGCTTCGGGAGCGGCTGGAAACGGGCGAGTTCGAGGATCGCCTCGTTGAAGTCAAGACCCACACGGACAATATGCCGATGCTGCAGGTGATGGGTCCCTTTGGCATAGATGATGTGACCATGAACCTGCAGGAGATGTTGGGGAATATCCTCCCCAAAAAGCACCGCACCCAGAAGACCACCGT
Protein-coding sequences here:
- the hslU gene encoding ATP-dependent protease ATPase subunit HslU, translating into MKELTPRQIVRELDRYIVGQQAAKKSVAIAMRNRWRRLQVPDHLREVIMPNNIILIGTTGVGKTEIARRLAMLASAPFIKVEASKFTEVGYVGRDVESIIRDLTEVSVGMVRQEKEAQVEAKACELANERLLDILFPVDERLKPAFAEVGDRDQLEEELRARHQRTREKLRERLETGEFEDRLVEVKTHTDNMPMLQVMGPFGIDDVTMNLQEMLGNILPKKHRTQKTTVTEARKLLAVEEAGKLIDVDEVIREALRRVEEMGIVFIDELDKIAGESSAAAGPDVSREGVQRDILPIVEGSNVVTKYGVVRTEHVLFLAAGAFHVSKPSDLIPELQGRFPIRVEMDDLTQKDFVKILTHPRNALIKQYTALLSTEGVDIKFDRAAINEIARVAYEVNMSMENIGARRLHTILTTLLEDVLFEQPEGKDKQISISKELVKEKVGTIAKDQDLSRYIL
- the hslV gene encoding ATP-dependent protease subunit HslV, with the translated sequence FEAKLEEYSQNLQRAAVELAKEWRTDKYLRELDAYLALMDTRNSYILSGSGDVIDPEDNVISIGSGSGYAMAAARALIKYGEKDPRTVVKTALEITADICIYSNDQLTILELG